GGTCGTCCCTCCCGGGCGACAGCGGCGTTAATGACGGACACGCAGTAGCCGCACCGGCCGGTGTTCTTGCAGGTACAGGCGGGTGGCGGGGTAGGTTTGGCCATCGGATCGAACCTCCTGGTTCGTGACGGTGACCGGTGGCGCGGCGCAGGGTTTCCAGGCCGTTTTGGGCCGCGCCACCGGGCGGATCTACCTGCTGTTGGGGTCGTGGCCGAGTCGGTTGAGGTCGCGCAGCCATGCCAACTTGCCGCGGGTGCCGGGGTCGGTCGTGCGCAGGAATTCGCGTCCGTGCTTGGTGCGTTTGAGCGCGTCGAACAGGGCGGCGCCTACCGCCGCGGCGGCGGACTCGTCGTCGCTGAGCTTGCGGGCCATCAGGCTGTCCCTCCTGGTTAGGCGTTGCTGTCGGTGGTGTGCAGCAGGTGGGCGAGGGCGCAGCCCATGCCGAGCACGGCGACGGGCAGGCAGGCGACCAGGGCGGTTACGGGCCAGGGGGCGGAGGTCCAGCCGGCGGCGGCCATCAGGTGGTAGGTGACCTGCCCAGCCGAACCGATCGCCAGGGAGGCGATCGCAGACCATTTGGCGAAGCGGCGCGCCGGGGCGGGGCACGGCCGGACAGCCACACCCACAGCGCGTAGGCGGCGTAGGTCTCCATGCCGATCGGCAGCGTGATCGCGATGTCGACGCTCACGTTGGCGATACCGGGCAGAAGGTTGACCTTGCCGAACCCGGTGAGCTTGCCCAGCTCGACCCAGCCGGCCCAGATGGCCACGAACGCGGGCAAGGCCAGGAGCAGTACCGGCCACGCCACCGGACGCCGGACCGTGACCGGGGTCGGTCCGGCGACCTCGACGGTGGGTCTCGGGGTGATGTTCGCGCCCGGGTCTACGGGGTTGCCTTCCAGCACCGACACAGGGGCGGCGGGCGGAATCTCGACCGCGGGCGGGTCAGCCGGCGGGGCGGCTGGGGCGAGGGTGGCCTCGACGGTGGGCGGGGTGGCCAGTTCGGCGGTCAGGATCTCCCGCAGGGTGTCGGCTTTCGGAGAGCCGATCCGCAGCTCCCGCTTGAGCCGGTTGCGGGACGGGACCTCACCGAGTGCGGTAGCGAGGTCGCGTGCCCGGGGCAACAGGTCATCGACGGTGGGCGGGTAGGCGGACGGGGCGAGGGTAGCGGCGGTCATCAGGCAACTCCTGCGCAGTCGAGGCATTCACCAAGCGAGCGGGGGATGTAGTACGGGCGCACCTGCGCACATGCGGGGCAGGTGCGGCGGGCCAGCAGCGCGCGATTGAGCGCGGCGCGTTGGGCCGGTGTGGCGGTGCGTTTCGGGGCGGCGAGGTCGAGCCGGTACAGGTACGCGGTCCGGGTACCGCCGATGCCGCGCCACAGGATCTGCGCGGCGACCGGCTGACCACCAGGACGTAAGCCCTTGTCGCGTAGTTGCCGGCGGGTGGCGTAGCCGGCGGGGGCGCCGCGCCACCAGTAGGTAGGGATGCCGTACCGGTCGCCGGTCGGGTCATGGAACGCGGCGCGGATGCGGCCCACAGCGTTACCGCCGCAGGCTGCGCAGCCACCGCCGCACGTCGAGCGCACCGGCCACCGCCACTACGCCGCCGGTCACGATCGCCACCAGGGCGGCGGCCAGACCGAGCGGGCCGGGAACAGTCAAAGCGATGAGGCCAGCGAGGGCGGCGACCGGAGCGAGGCGGCGGGCAAGCGGGCCGGACCGCGCCAGCAGGTACGGACGGCGGCGGGCGGTCATCGCGACACCCGCCGAGTCTTGCGGCGCGGGCGGCAGTGCTCCGCGTCCGGCGCCAGCGCGGCCAAACGGCCGCACGTCTCGCAGCTGCGCCACACAGCGTTACCCGGCAGGCTTACCCGCAACATCGCGGCGACAGTGGCCATCACGCCACCGCCCGACGCGCGGCGGGGCGGGCATAGAACGCGGTCATGGCCCGCTGCACGCGCGCCTCAGCGCTACGCAGAGCCTGCCAATCCAGCTCACACGGCGGGTTCGCCGCGGCCATCCGCGCCTCGGCGTCCACCAGGTCAATCCCAGCCTCGATCAATGACCATTCAGCCTGGATCGCGGCGAGGTCATCGGCAGTCGGCTCCACATCCGCGGCGCCAACGTCGAACCCATCCATAGGAGGTCTCCTCAACAGGGCTTGCGAAGGAAGTGGAAGCGGGACACGGCGCAGGGAGACGCCGTGTCCCA
The window above is part of the Phytohabitans houttuyneae genome. Proteins encoded here:
- a CDS encoding RRQRL motif-containing zinc-binding protein; the protein is MGRIRAAFHDPTGDRYGIPTYWWRGAPAGYATRRQLRDKGLRPGGQPVAAQILWRGIGGTRTAYLYRLDLAAPKRTATPAQRAALNRALLARRTCPACAQVRPYYIPRSLGECLDCAGVA
- a CDS encoding DUF6284 family protein — its product is MDGFDVGAADVEPTADDLAAIQAEWSLIEAGIDLVDAEARMAAANPPCELDWQALRSAEARVQRAMTAFYARPAARRAVA